Part of the Chloroflexota bacterium genome, GATGAGTGGGGCAACATGGTGGCAATCCTCTGGCCTGCAACCCCACGGTGGGGCTTGACCCGTGTTTCTTGGCCACGTCGTCCACACCATCGACGACAAGAACAGGCTCGCGATCCCCGCGCGCTATCGGCAGTACCTCTCCAACGGCGTCTACCTGACGAAGGGTGCCGACCGCTGCCTCTATCTGCTGACCCAGGAAGGGTGGAGCAAGCTCAGCGAGCGCATCCTGGCGCTGCCGTCGCTCCAGCCCGATGCGCGCCGTCTACAGCGTCACTTCTTCGCGGGAGCGGACTCGATGGTCCCTGACAAGCTCGGGCGGATCATCATCCCGCCAGCCCTGCGGGAGTACGCCGGCCTCAAGAACGAGGTGGTCGTCGCCGGCCTCCAGACCCGCATCGAACTCTGGAGCAAGGAGGCCTGGGAGGACGACGAGGCCCAGGCCGACGCCGAGACAACGTCCACGGCAGCCGCGTTCGCGCTGCTGACCGATCAGTCCGGCAGCCTGGGGATCTGAGGTGCTGATGTGCCTGCACGCACCGCGTCTCGACGCCCGGCCGACCTCCCGCCCGATCCGCTGGCCCCAGGCGAGCACGTCTCCGTGCTGCTTGCCGAGGTGCTGGCGTGGCTGCGGCCCCGCGCCGGCGGCCGCTACGTGGATGGCACGCTCGGCAACGGCGGCCACGCGTCGGCCATCCTCCAGGCGTCCGGGCCGGACGGCCGGCTGCTCGGGCTGGACGCCGACCCCGATGCGCTGCCGGTGGCCGCTGCCCGGCTCGCGCCCTACGGCGACCGGGTCGTGCTCGTGAACGCCAGCTTCAGGCAGGTGGCCGACGTGGTGGCCGAGCAGCGCTTCGGGCCGGTCGACGGCATCCTGCTCGACCTCGGCATCTCCTCGCGGCAGTTGGACGCCGGCGGACGCGGCTTCACCTTTCGCCACGACGAGCCGCTCGATATGCGGTTCGACCCGACGCGCGGAGAGTCGGCGGCCGATCTGCTGAACCACGCCGATGAGGGCGAGATCGCGGACGTGCTCTACCAGTATGGCGAGGAGCACCGCTCGCGGCGGGTGGCCCGGAGCATCGTGCGGCGGCGTGAGCGCGCGCCGCTCGCCAGCACCGCCGACCTGATCGGCGCGGTCGAAGAGGCGCTCGGGCCGAAGCGTGGGCGCGTGCATCCGGCGACCAAGACGTTCCAGGCGCTGCGGATCGCCGTCAACGACGAGTTGGGCGCACTGGAAGCGGTCTTGCCAGCCGCTGCCAGCATCCTGGCCCCGGGCGGCAGGCTCGCCGTGATCTCGTTTCACTCGCTTGAGGACCGGCGGGTCAAGCAGTTCTTCCGGGCCGGCGGCGATGCCAGCGCCCCGCTCACCGAACTGACCCGCAAGCCCATCGCGCCCTCGGATGCCGAGGTGATGCGAAACCCCCGTGCCCGCAGCGCCAAGCTGCGCGTCGCCGAGCGGACTTCTCCCGGAGGTCATCCCCTGTGAGCGCCGTCGCCCCGAACCATCCTGGCGTCCTGTCCGCTCGGTTCGTGTCGCCCACGCGCGTGAAGCGGATGAGCCGCGCCCTGCTCCTGGTGCTGGGGCTGCTGGCGCTGCTGCCGCCGGCCTACCTCCTCCAGACGGGCGGCGCCCTGACGACGGGCTACGAGATCCAGAAACTGGAGCGTGAGCGGTCCGCGTGGGTCAACCGCAACCAGCAGTTGGAGGCGGAGATCGCGAAGGCCCGCTCGCTGGCGTGGATCGAGCATGAGGCGGTCCACCGGATGGGGATGCAGCGTCCGGCCCAGGCGATGTCCGTGCGAATGGACACGGCCCCGGCCCCGCGCGAGTCGCGCCTGCTGCGGCGGGCCGCCGAGCCGCTGCCGGCCCAGCCGGTCAAGGACGGCCCGTCGTGGTCCGCCGCCCTCGCCGCCGTGGCCGAGAAGCTGACACGAGGCGACTAGATCGGTATGCAATCGGGAAACGCCAACCTCCGCCCCCGCATCTTCCTCCTGGGCGCACTCTTCCTGGGCTGCGCCTTCCTGCTGGTCTATCGCCTCTACACCTTTCAGGTGCTCCAGAGCGAGGAGCTGCGGCGGCAGGCCACGCGCAGCCACCAGCGCTCGATCCCAGTCGAGGCTCGGCGCGGCTCGATCTTCGACACGAACGGCAATCCGCTGGCCGTGTCCATCGAGATGGACGAGGTCACCATCACCGGCAGCCAGGTGCAGAAGCCCGAGCTGACCGCTCAGGTGCTGTCCGGCCTGCTCGGGATGCAGCCGCAGCAGGTGCTGGCGATGATCGACCTGAACCGTGCAGATCCGGTCGTCGTGAAATCGTACCTGCCGGCGGCGGTCGCGGACGCCGTCCGCTACGAGGTTGAGCGCCAGGGGCTGAACGGCGTGCTGGTCGAGCCGCACCCCGTTCGACAGTATCCGGAGGGCTCGCTCGCCCCGCAGATCCTCGGTTTTCTCGGGCGGGATCGCGAGGGGCTGGCCGGCCTCGAGTACTTCTTCGAGAGCGATCTCGCGGGCGTCCCCGGCCTGATCGAGACCGAAGCGGACACCACCGACAAGGAGCTGATCCTGGCGCGGCGGGTCGTGGAGGCTCCCCGTGACGGCTCAGATCTCATCCTGACCATCGACCGCTTCGTGCAGCGCACGCTCGAGCGGGAGCTGGCAGAAGCCGTCCGCGCCAACAAGGCCTCTGGTGGGCTGATCATGGTGATGGAGCCGTCGACCGGCGCGATTCTCGGCATGGCGAGCCTCCCGACGTTCTCGGTCAGCGACCCGATGACCATTCGGCCCGGCGACGCGCTGCTGCACAAGGCCGTCGGCGTCACCAACCAGTACGAGCCCGGGTCGGTGATGAAGCTGATCACCGTCGCGGGGGCCATCGAGATGGGGCTGGTGACGCCTCAGACGATGATCAACGATACCGGCATCGTTACCTTCCCGAACGCGCGCGGTCAGCCGCCGACGATCATCAAGAACTGGGACCTGCGCGCCAACGGCACGATCTCGATGACCGAAGTGCTGATCCGCTCGTCGAACGTCGGCACCTACTACGCTGCCCGCGAGCTGGGCCGTGAGAACCTCTACCGCTACTTTTCGCTGTTCGGGTTCGGCCAGCCAACGGGCGTGGAGCTGCCGGGCGAAGTGCGCGGCACCATGCGTACGCCTGATGACCCGGCCTGGACCGTCGTCGATCTTGCGACGAACGCCTTCGGGCAGGGCATGGCCGTCACGCCGCTCCAGATGCTCAACGCCGTGTCGGCGCTCGGAAACAACGGCGTCCTGATGCGCCCGACCATCGTCAAAGAGGTCAACGGTCCGGACGGTCTGCAGCGTGTCGAGCCGCGTCAGCTGCGGCAGGCGGTCTCGCCCCGGACGGCCGCCACGATGCGCGAGATGATGATCGCGGTCTGCGATCAACCAGGGTTGCAGCCGTACCGGATCCCCGGGATGCGGGTGGCCTGCAAGACGGGCACGGCAGACTTCCCGACCGACCTGGGTTACACCTCGGGCAAGACGTTCGCCTCCATCGTGGCCCTGATGCCGGCCGATCAGCCGCGCCTCTCGATTCTGATTCGGCTCGATGCGCCGGAGGCAATCTACGGCGGCGTGGTGGCCGCACCGGTGCTCAAGCGGGTCGGCAGCGAGCTTGCGGCGTACTATAGAATCCCGACGAGCCAGAATGGTCGATAGTAAATCAGCGACGACACGCCGTCTTTCTGACACGCGCGGCTGCGAGCGGTCGGTGGTGTCTCGTCGTACGCGCAGGCGCGGCAGGCCGCTGGAACTGTTCGGCTGGCTGCTGCGTCTCTCCTGCGCGCCGGCGCTGCTGCTACCCGCCCGGTCGCGGAGGGCACTGTGAACCCGCAGCCGATGGCGTTGTCGCTGACGTTCGGAGTGGTCGCCTGCCTGGTCGCGCTGGTGGCCGGCTACCCGTTCGTGCGCTTTCTGCGCCGCCGTGGGCTGGGCAAGAAGGTCCGTGTCGAAGGTCCGAGCAGCCACATCGAGAAGACGGGCACCCCGACGATGGGCGGCCTGCTGATCTGCGGAACGGTGCTGCTGCTCACCGCCATCCTCACGTTCACGTTCTACTCGACGGTCGGCCGGTCGATCCTCCTGCCGCTCTTCGTGCTGGTCAGCTGCGCGGTGCTGGGGGCCATCGACGACCGGATGACGATTCAGGGCGTCGGGAGCCAGGGGCTGTCGGTCAGGACGAAGTTCGCGTGGCTGTTCGTGATCGCGACGATCTCGTCGGTGGTGCTGTGGTATCCCGAGAGCTTGGGCATCGACTTCATCTTCCTGCCCACGATTCGCGAGAAGCTGATTGTCCCCTGGTACCTGTTCATCCCGCTCTCGATTGTCGCGATGGTCGGCACGGCCAACGCCGTCAACTTCACGGACGGCCTGGACAGCCTGGCCGGCTGGACCTCGTTCGTGGCGTTCGCGGCGTACGGCGTCATCGCCTACCTCTACGAGCAGTACTACCTGGTCACGTTCTGCTTCACCGTGGCGGGAGCGGTCGCCGCATTCCTGTGGTTCAACGCCCACCCGGCCCAGGTCTTCATGGGCGACACCGGCTCGCTGGCGCTCGGCGCGACGCTGGCCGTGGTCGCGCTGATGGTCGGTCAGGTTGTGCTGCTGCCGATCATCGGGATCGTCTTCGTGGCCGAGGCGATGTCGGTCATTCTCCAGGTGGGCTACTTCAAGCTGACCGGGGGCAAGCGGCTGTTCAAGATGGCGCCCCTCCACCACCACTTCGAGCTGAGCGGCTGGTCCGAGACGCACGTGACCCAGCGCTTCTGGCTGGTCAGCGTGCTGGCGGCCATGCTCGGCGTCGCGCTCGCCCTGGTCTAGCATAGCGCTCCACTCTCCCCCGGCGAATCACGCGGAGGCGACGCCACCATGACAGACCATCGCAACCCGCGCGTCGGGGTCATCGGGCTGGCGCGCGAAGGCACAGACCTGGCTCGCTATCTGGTGGCTGAGGGCGCACAGGTCCTGGCGAACGATGCCAGGACTGCCGAGCAGCTCGCGGACCGGCTCGACGAGCTCGCGGGACTGCCCATCGAGTTTGTGCTGGGCGGCCACCCGGAGCGTCCGACGCTCGACGTGGACACCCTCTATGTCAGCCCCGGCGTGCCGCCGGAGCTGCCGCTGCTGGAGGCCGCGCGCCGCCGTGGCGTCAGGCTGTCGAGCGGCACGCAGCTCTTCTTCGAGCGGTGCCCGGCGCCGATCATCGGCATCACCGGATCGAGCGGGAAGACCACCACAACCACGCTCGTCGGCAAGATCTTTGAACAGGCCGGCCGCCATGCGTTCGTCGGCGGAAACATCGGCGTGCCGCTGCTCAATCGCCTGGGTGAGATCCGGCCTGACAGCTGGGTCATCCTGGAGCTGAGCAGCTTTCAATTGGAGCCGATGACGGTCAGCCCGCACATCGCGGCGGTGACCAACATCACGCCCAACCACCTGGACCGCCACCACACGATGGCGGCCTACACCAACGCCAAGGCCCAGATCGTCCTGCATCAGCGTCAGAACGACGTGGCAGTGCTCAATGCCGACGATCCTGGGTCCTCGGGGTTGCAGCCGAACGGAACGCTCATCCGTTTCAGTCTTGAACGGAAGGTTGACGGCGCATATCTCGACCCTGGCGACGGCGAGACGCTCGTGCTGGAGCGGGCAGGCCGCCGTCAGGTCTTGTGCCGGCGAGGCGAACTGCAAGTACCGGGGATCCACAACGTGGCGAACGTCCTGACTGCGTGTGCAATCGCGTCCGCGGCCGGCATCGAGGTCGAGCCGATGCGGGCCGCCGCTCTGGCCTTCACCGGCGTGCGGCATCGCCTGGAGCGGGTGGCAGAGATCGACGGCGTCCAGTACGTCAACGACTCGATCGCCACGGCCCCCGAGCGGAGTCTCGCGGCGCTGGCTGTCTACGCTGGAACTCCGTACGTGCTGCTGGCCGGCGGGCGCGACAAGCACCTCCCGATGGAGGCGTGGGGTCGGGTCATCGCCGAGGGTGCGCGGGCGCTGGTGACGTTTGGGGAGGCCGCCGCGCTGATCGAGCGGGCCGCCCGTGACGCGGGCATGCCGGCCGAGCGCATCGTGAGCGCCGGCACGGTCGAGCGGGCGGTGACCGAGGCTCGCAACGTGGCCCGGCCCGGCGACGTGGTGCTGCTCTCGCCGGGCGGCACCAGCTACGACCAGTACACCGACTTTGTGGAGCGCGGCGATCACTTCTGCCGCATCGTCAGGGAGGCCGCCGCCGAGGCCGCCGTCGCAGGGAGGAAGCCATGAAGGGCGCCGGCAGCGCCAGCCACGTCGACTACATCCTCGTCGGGGCGGTCGCCTTGCTGCTGGCCATCGGCGCGCAGATGGTCTACAGCGCCAGCGTGGTGATCGCCCACAACGAGTTTGGCGACGAGACCTACTTCTTCACGCGGCAGCTGACCTGGATCGCCATCGGCACCGTCGGGCTGATCGCCGCCGCCAGCATCGACTACCGACGCTGGCAGAAGGTCTCGCTGATCGGGCTGATCCTGACGCTCGTCGCGCTGGTGCTGGTGCTGGTGCCGGCGCTCGGGACGGTCCAGTACGGCTCG contains:
- the mraZ gene encoding division/cell wall cluster transcriptional repressor MraZ — translated: MFLGHVVHTIDDKNRLAIPARYRQYLSNGVYLTKGADRCLYLLTQEGWSKLSERILALPSLQPDARRLQRHFFAGADSMVPDKLGRIIIPPALREYAGLKNEVVVAGLQTRIELWSKEAWEDDEAQADAETTSTAAAFALLTDQSGSLGI
- the rsmH gene encoding 16S rRNA (cytosine(1402)-N(4))-methyltransferase RsmH, with the translated sequence MAPGEHVSVLLAEVLAWLRPRAGGRYVDGTLGNGGHASAILQASGPDGRLLGLDADPDALPVAAARLAPYGDRVVLVNASFRQVADVVAEQRFGPVDGILLDLGISSRQLDAGGRGFTFRHDEPLDMRFDPTRGESAADLLNHADEGEIADVLYQYGEEHRSRRVARSIVRRRERAPLASTADLIGAVEEALGPKRGRVHPATKTFQALRIAVNDELGALEAVLPAAASILAPGGRLAVISFHSLEDRRVKQFFRAGGDASAPLTELTRKPIAPSDAEVMRNPRARSAKLRVAERTSPGGHPL
- a CDS encoding penicillin-binding protein 2; amino-acid sequence: MQSGNANLRPRIFLLGALFLGCAFLLVYRLYTFQVLQSEELRRQATRSHQRSIPVEARRGSIFDTNGNPLAVSIEMDEVTITGSQVQKPELTAQVLSGLLGMQPQQVLAMIDLNRADPVVVKSYLPAAVADAVRYEVERQGLNGVLVEPHPVRQYPEGSLAPQILGFLGRDREGLAGLEYFFESDLAGVPGLIETEADTTDKELILARRVVEAPRDGSDLILTIDRFVQRTLERELAEAVRANKASGGLIMVMEPSTGAILGMASLPTFSVSDPMTIRPGDALLHKAVGVTNQYEPGSVMKLITVAGAIEMGLVTPQTMINDTGIVTFPNARGQPPTIIKNWDLRANGTISMTEVLIRSSNVGTYYAARELGRENLYRYFSLFGFGQPTGVELPGEVRGTMRTPDDPAWTVVDLATNAFGQGMAVTPLQMLNAVSALGNNGVLMRPTIVKEVNGPDGLQRVEPRQLRQAVSPRTAATMREMMIAVCDQPGLQPYRIPGMRVACKTGTADFPTDLGYTSGKTFASIVALMPADQPRLSILIRLDAPEAIYGGVVAAPVLKRVGSELAAYYRIPTSQNGR
- a CDS encoding phospho-N-acetylmuramoyl-pentapeptide-transferase, which gives rise to MALSLTFGVVACLVALVAGYPFVRFLRRRGLGKKVRVEGPSSHIEKTGTPTMGGLLICGTVLLLTAILTFTFYSTVGRSILLPLFVLVSCAVLGAIDDRMTIQGVGSQGLSVRTKFAWLFVIATISSVVLWYPESLGIDFIFLPTIREKLIVPWYLFIPLSIVAMVGTANAVNFTDGLDSLAGWTSFVAFAAYGVIAYLYEQYYLVTFCFTVAGAVAAFLWFNAHPAQVFMGDTGSLALGATLAVVALMVGQVVLLPIIGIVFVAEAMSVILQVGYFKLTGGKRLFKMAPLHHHFELSGWSETHVTQRFWLVSVLAAMLGVALALV
- the murD gene encoding UDP-N-acetylmuramoyl-L-alanine--D-glutamate ligase is translated as MTDHRNPRVGVIGLAREGTDLARYLVAEGAQVLANDARTAEQLADRLDELAGLPIEFVLGGHPERPTLDVDTLYVSPGVPPELPLLEAARRRGVRLSSGTQLFFERCPAPIIGITGSSGKTTTTTLVGKIFEQAGRHAFVGGNIGVPLLNRLGEIRPDSWVILELSSFQLEPMTVSPHIAAVTNITPNHLDRHHTMAAYTNAKAQIVLHQRQNDVAVLNADDPGSSGLQPNGTLIRFSLERKVDGAYLDPGDGETLVLERAGRRQVLCRRGELQVPGIHNVANVLTACAIASAAGIEVEPMRAAALAFTGVRHRLERVAEIDGVQYVNDSIATAPERSLAALAVYAGTPYVLLAGGRDKHLPMEAWGRVIAEGARALVTFGEAAALIERAARDAGMPAERIVSAGTVERAVTEARNVARPGDVVLLSPGGTSYDQYTDFVERGDHFCRIVREAAAEAAVAGRKP